CATGGGTGCGGTGCCGGTAGAACGCGCGCAGGGTGCCGTCGTCGCGCTGCGGCAGGTAGAACTCGCCGCGCGGATAGCCGTAGTCGACGAACAGCATCGCGCCGCTGCGCAGGCCGCCGGCCACCGCCTGGATCCAGTACGGCAGCTGCGGCAACAGTTCGGAACGATAGCCGTCGGCGAACGGCGCCTGCAGGTAGCGTTCGACGTGGCGCACCGCCGCCGCCAGCAGCGGATCGGCCGGCTGCTCGCCGCGGCGGAAGCGGCCTTCGCCGTCCAGGGTCACGGTTTCCTCGAACACCTCGCCCTCGCGCAGCACGAAACGCGGCGTCGGCAGCGCATCGATCACCTCGTTGGCGAACAGCACCCCGTTCCAGTCGTCCTCGAACGGCCGGTCCAGCCACTCCACCAGGTCGAACACCGGCGGGATCAGCGCGCGTTGCAGGCGCGCGCGCTGGCGCGCGCGCAGGTCGGCGCTGGGTTCGAGGATGGCGTAGCGCTCGGGCAGCGCGTCCAGCGCCAGCAGGCGCTTGAGCATCACCTCGGCGAACGCGCCGCTGCCGCCGCCGACCTCCAGCATCCGCGCCTGCGGCCCGAGCTGCTGCAGCACCGGCGCCAGCGCGTTGGAGACGGTGGCGGCGAACAGCGGCCCCAGCTCCGGCGCGGTGACGAAATCGCCTTCCTCGCCGAACTTGCTGCTGCCGGCGCTGTAGTAGCCCAGGCCCGGCGCGTACAGCGCCAGCTCCATGAACCGCGAGAACGGGATCGCACCGCCGCCGCTGGCGATCTCGGCGCGCAGGTGCGCGGCCAGGCGTTCGCTGTGGGCGAGCGCGTCGGCGTCGGGCGTGGGAAAGTCGATAGGCATACGGCGCTGGATTGCGTGGACAATGCACAGCATAGCCGAGCACGGAAGACCTACATGACCGAGACCAAAGTCGTCCTGATCACCGGCAGCGCACGGCGCATCGGCGCCGGCATCGCGCGGCGTCTGCACGCGGCGGGCTACCGCGTGGCGCTGCACGCGCACACCTCGCAGGCCGACCTGCAGGCGCTGGCGCAGGAACTGGAAGGCGTGCGCGCCGGCAGCACCCTGACCCTGCACGCCGACCTGCGCGACGCCGCGCAGCTGCCGGCGCTGGTGGCGCACTGCGTGCAGCGTTTCGGCCGGCTCGACGCGCTGGTCAACAACGCCTCCAACTTCTACCCCACCCCGCTGGCCGAGGCCACGCCGGCGCAGTGGGACGACCTGTTCGCGGTCAACGCGCGCGCGCCGCTGTTCCTGGCCCAGGCCGCGGCCGCGCAGCTGCGCGAACACCATGGCGCGATCGTCAACATCACCGACCTGCACGCCGAACAGCCGCTGCGCGCGCACCCGCTGTACTGCGCGGCGAAGGCGGCGCTGGCGATGCTGACCCGCTCGCTGGCGCTGGAACTGGCGCCGCAGGTTCGGGTCAACGCCATCGCCCCGGGCGCGATCCTGTGGCCGGAGGCCGGCAAGGACAGCGCCGCGCAGCAGGCCCTGCTGGCGCGCACCCCGCTGGCACGCATCGGCCAGGTCGAGGAGATCGCCGAAGCGGTGCGTTGGCTGCTCGACGACGCCGGCTTCGTCACCGGGCAGACGTTGCGGGTGGATGGGGGAAGGGGATTGAGTTGAGAGTCGGGACCGGGGACCGGGGACCAGGGACCCGGAGGTCAAAGCACGGTGAGAGAAAGAACGTGGCACGTGCCGCACGCGTCGCGACGCGCGCCGGGGTTTCGCTTTGGAGATCCCCAATGGGGTGTTAGAAGCTCCCCGCCGACAATGCCCCGGGTCCCCGGTCCCCGGTCCCCGGTCCCGGCTCTCCAAGCTCCACCACCTCGAACGCCTCCCCAAACTGCGCATGCGCCCGCCACAGTTCGCCCAGGCGGCGGCCGCTGACCGGGTCGACGAAGTCGGCGGCGATGTCGGCCAGCGGCTTGAGCACGAAGGCGTGACGCAGTTCCGGGCGCGGGATGCGCAGGTGGCCGGGGCCTTCGACGATGCGATCGCCGTAGAACACCACGTCGATGTCCAGGGTCCGGTCGCTGAAGCGCGGGCCGCTGCGGTCGCGCCCGTGGGCGTCTTCCAGCGCATGCAGCCACGCATCCAGCGGCGCCAGCTCCCAGTCGGTGTGCAGCGACACGGCATTGTTCAGGAACGCCGGACCGTCGAATCCGACCGCCGCGGTGCGGTAGGTCGGGGACACCACGATCGGGCCGAAACGCTGCCGCAGCGCAGCTATCGCGGCATGCAGGTGATGTTGCGGGCGCAGATTGCTGCCCAGGCTGAGGAGCACGGTGGTCATGGGATATTCGCGCATGCCGCGGCCGCGAGCGTCAACCGGTAGCCAAGCCCGTCCCCCCCGCATAGAATCGAAACGCACTGATCTTCCGGCAGCGACATGACTTATTGCGTAGGCATCGAAGTGGACGAAGGCCTGATCTTCGCCGCAGACACGCGCACCAACGCTTCGCTGGACGACGTACGCGTGCATCGCAAGCTGCATGTGTTCGAGTATCCGGGCCAGGCGGTCTTCGTGCTGATGTCGGCCGGCAACCTGGCCACCACCCAGCTGGCGATCTCCAAGCTGCAGCGCGACGCCGACGATCCGGACGCGCCGCGCAGCCTGCGCTCGTTCCGACACCTGTTCGAGGTCGCCGAGTACGTCGGCGAGGTGCTGGTCTCCAGCCAGGTCAAGCTGTCCGACCAGTCCCAGCACAGCGGGGTCAGCGTGCAGTCCACGCTGATCCTGGGCGGGCAGATCGCCGGCGAGCGGCCGGGGCTGTACATGATCTATCCGCTGGGCAACGCGATCGCCACCTCGCCGGAGACGCCGTATCTGCAGATCGGCGAGTCCAAGTACGGCAAGCCGATCCTGGACCGCATCATCCGTCCGGAGATGCAGCTGGAGGACGCCGCGCGCACCGCGCTGGTGTCGCTGGATTCCACCATCCGCTCCAACCTGTCGGTCGGCATGCCGATCGACCTGGCGCTGATCCGCCGCAACGACCTGCGCGTGACCCAGCGCCTGCGCCTGGAAGCGGACACCCCGCTGTACTCGGAAATCCACGACACCTGGTCGCGCAAGCTGGAGAACGCGGTACGCACGCTGCCGCGCTTCCCCTGGGAACCGGCGCTGACCACCGAAAGCGAAACCGACAACCGCGGCGCCCTGCCACCGCTACCCCCGCGCCGCGTACCGGCCAGGCGCGACCCGGAAGACCAGTCGTCCCAGCAGTGAAGCTGGGATTGGGAAGTCGGGATTGGGGATTCGCAAAAGCGGCGTCCAGGCGTCTGATCGCCCGCGCTGAAGCGCTTTACCTTGCGTGCAACGGTGGTGTCGTTGTCGCTGTTGCCTGAAACGAATCCCGACTCCCCAATCCCGAATCCCAGCTCTTCAGCCACTCTCCAACGCATGCGCCACCGCGCGGAACACGCGCTGCATCTCCAGCGGCTTGCGCAGCACGTGCACGGCGATGTCCTGCGGGAAGTGGTCGCGCTGCAGCGCGGTGCCGGCGTCCTCCAGCACGATCGCCGGGCCGCGGTAGTCCATGTCCTGCAGCGCCAGCAGCAGGCTCACCGCCGACAGCAGGATGATGTCGCTGTCCACGATCACCAGGTCCGGCATGCCGTGTTCGCGCACCTCGCGCAGCGCCGCGGCGCCGTCGGAGGCCGGCTGCGGCCGGTAGCCCTGGCTGGACAAGGCGTTGCCGAGCAGCGACAGGCGCGTGGCCTCGCCGTCGACCAGCAGCACGCGCTGGCCCTTGCCCATCGGGATCGTCGGTTCCGGCTCGGCCGACGGCGCGTGGCCGCGCACCGGGATCAGCAACTCGAAGCACGTGCCCTCGCCCGGAGTGCTGTCCACGGCGATGCTGCCGCCGTAGCTCTCGACGATGCGCTTGCACGAGATCAGGCCCAGGCCGGTGCCGTCGGGCTTGGTGGTGAAGAACGGGCTGAACAGGCGCGCCTGGGTCTCCGCATCCATGCCCTGGCCGTCGTCGCGAACCAGGAGCCGTACCTGCTCGCTGCCGTCGGCGCCGATCGCCGGCGCCGCCGAAAACACCAGCGTGCCGCCGCCAGGCATCGCCTGGATCGCGTTCAGGCCGAGGTTGAGCAGGCATTGCTGCAGCTCGGTGTAGTTGGCCTCGATCGACAACTCGGCGTCGGCCACCTCCACCTGCAGGCTCACCCGCTCGGGCAGGCTGCTCTTGAGCAGCATCTGCACCGCCTGGAACAGACCGGCGATGGACACGCGCTCGCTGGGCTTGCGCGAGCCGCGCACGAACGACAGCATCGACTCGGCCATCTCGTGGCCGCGCCGGCCGCACTCGGCGATGACCTCGGCCAGGTGCCGCAGTTGCGGATCGTCGCTGCGCCCGATGATCAGTTCCGGCACGATCAGCAGCGGCTGCAGGATGTTGCGCAGGTCGTGGCTGAGGCCGGCGGCCAGCATCGCCAGGCTCTCCAGCCGCTGCGCGCGCATCAGCTCGCCTTCCACCCGCTGCCGCTCGCGCTCGGTGCGCGCCTCGCGGATCGCGCGCGCCACCGCCGACGGCAGCCGGGTCGGGTTGTGCTTGATGATGTAGTCGTTGGCGCCGTCGCGCAGCGCCTCCACCGCGGTCTCCTCGCCGATCGTGCCGGAGACGAAGATGAAGGGCACCGCGTTGCCATGCTCGCGCAGCACCCGCAGCGCCTGGTGCCCGGAGAATCCCGGCATGCTCAGGTCCGACAGCACGATGTCCGGCGCGAACTCGTGCAGCGCCTCGCGCAGCGCGGACTCGCCTTCCACGCGGCGGAAGGTCGCCTCCAGGCCGGCGTCCAGCAGTTGGTCGGACAGCAGCTCGGCGTCTTCCGGCGAATCCTCGACCATCAGGATCCGGATCGGTCCGAGCTTGGTGCCGGTCGTGGGCATGTGCGCTTACTCTTTTTCCGGCGCCTGGTTGATCACCGCCCAGAACGTGCCCAGGGTCTTCACCGCAGTGAAGAACTGGTCCACGTCCACCGGCTTGACCACGTAGGCATTGACGCCCAGATCCCAGCTGCGCGCCAGGTCGCTTTCCTCGCGCGAGGACGACAGGATCACCACCGGCAGTCGCTTGAGCGACTCGTCGGTGCGCACCAGCTTCAGCACTTCCAGCCCGTCCATGCGCGGCATCTTGATGTCCAGCAGCAACACGGCGGGCAGGCCTTCCTCGCGGTCGGCGTAGGCGCCGCGACGCAGCAGGTAGTCCATCGCCTCCACGCCGTCCTCGACGTGGACGATGGGGTTGGCCAGGCGCGCGTCGCGCAGCGCATCGACCGCCATTTCGGCATCGGCGGGGCTGTCTTCGGCAAGCAGGATGGTGCGGATGGCGGTCATGCGGTCAACTCGTTGGTGGGCGCTTCGAGCGCGGGGGGTAAGACGAAATGGAAGGTCGCGCCCTGTTCCGGCGCCGCATCGGCCCAGATATGGCCGCCATGGCGGCTCAGCACGCGGCGCACGCTGGCCAGGCCGATGCCGGTGCCGCTGTACTCGCTGGCCTTGTGCAGGCGCTGGAACACGCCGAACAGCTTGGCGGCGTAGGCCATGTCGAAGCCGGCGCCATTGTCGCGCACGGTGAAGTGGTGGCTGCCGTCGGCCTGCAGCTGGTAGCCGACTTCGATTACCGCGACCTCGCGCTTGGCGCTGTACTTGACCGCGTTGCCGAGCAGGTTCAACCACAGCTGGCGCATCATGTTCTCGTCGGCGACCAGGATCGGCAACGGGCTGACGTTCCACTCGATGCGGTGGCCGCTGCCGGCGTTGTCGGACTGGAAGTTGGAATCCAGCACCGCGCGCGTCTCCGCCACCAGCGACTGCATGTCCACCGCCTGCAGGCGCAGCGCGCTGCGGCCCAGCCGCGAGTAGACCAGCAGGTCGTCGATCAGCGAGGCCATGCGCCGCGCCGAGGTGCCGATCACTTCCAGGTAGTGGCGGCTCTTCTCGTCGGCGGCGTCGCCGAGGTGGCGCGCCAGCTTATCGGCGAAGCCGGCGACATGCCGCAGCGGCGCGCGCAGATCGTGCGAGACCGAGTAGCTGAAGGCTTCCAGTTCGCGGTTGACCTCCGAGATCTGCTCCACCTTGCCCTCGAGCTGCCGGTTCAGGATCTGGATGCGCTGCTGGCTGGCCTTCTGCAGGCTGATGTCGCTGACCGTCATCAGCACGACTTCGTCGTCGCTGTCCGGCAGCGGCATGCGCCGCGCGTTCAGCAGCATGGTGCGGACGACGCCGTCGGCGCCGGCCTGCTCGTGTTCGAAGTCCCACAGCTCGCGTCCGCGCAACAGCACGTCGGCCAGGCGCTGGCGCACGATGGGGTCCTGCCAGGCGCCATCGCCGACGTCGTCGAGCATCTTCGGCGCCCGCTCCGGGTCCAGCCCGTACAGTTCGCCGAAGGCCGCGTTGTACATCATCATGCGCTGCGTGCCGTCGAGCAGCACGATCGGCTCGCGCACCGTCTGCAGCACCGCGGCGGCGCGGGCATTGGCGCGCAACAGGTGCCGCTCCGCGTCCAGGCGCCGGCCGATCTGCCGCTGCAGCAGCCAGATCACCAGGGCCAGCAGCAGCAGCTGCACGCTCAGCGAGACCCAACTGATCACCGAGGTCAGCGTGCGCCGCCCTTCGGCATCGGCGGTGCGTTCGGCCAGCAGCGCGTCCTCGCGCTGCTGCAGTTCGGCGATCAGGCCACGGACCGGATTGTCCGCGGTCATCTCCTGGATCAATGCACGCGCCTGCTCCGGGTCGCGGTTCTGCGCGATGCGCACGGCCAGCAGGCCGCGGCGTTCCAGGGTGCTCTGCAAGCGGCCGATGCGCACCTGCTGATCGGGGTTGTCGCGGGTCAGGTCGACCAGGCGCGCGATGGTCGGCGCGATCGCGGCACGCGACTCGGCGAAGCGCACGCGCAGGATCGGCGACTCGACCGCGTGCGACATCGCCATCGCCGCCGACTCCATGTCGCGCATGTGCGCCTCCAGACCGCGCAGCGTCGCCGTGACTTCCTGGCTGTGGCCGACCCAATCGGCCGCACGCAGGGTGCTGTCGCTCATCTGCCGCAACAGCAACGAAGGCAGGATCACGATCAAGACCACCGCCAACGCCAGCAGCGGCAAACGCCAGCGGTCCCATGCATCATGTTTTGCGGTGATCTGCATACCTGTTCGTGCGAAATTGGAAACGACAGCGGCACCGAGGGGCGGCAGCATCGCCGCGTCCTATGGTCCCGGATGAATGGCTCAGGCATTGCGTAGCGCCCCACCGCGCCGCCTGAATACGACTTTATCTTAATGCCCGGAAACAAAAAACGGGCGGCTGCGAGCCGCCCGTGGTCGACGCCGATGTGCCGCAGGCAATCAGGGTCGGCGCGCCGCGGCCGGCAGCGCGCGGGCGCTGGCCCCGGTGGTCGCGCCGATCAGCGTCCACGACGGCATCCCGGCCCGCACCAGCAGGAAATCGGCATGGCTGCGCAGGCGCGCGCGCTCGGCCTGGGTCAGGTCGGTCTCCAGGCCCTGCATCAGCCTGGTGAAGGCCGGCCAGAATCCGGCATCGTCGTGGAAGGTGGCCAGCAGCATGCCGAGCTGCGATTCCAGCTGGCGCATGGCCAAGGTCAATGAAGACGGCCGCAGCGGCAGCTCGGCCGAGGAAGACATGTCCACCGCGCCGACGGCTGCGGTCTGCGACGCCGCGTGCGCGTGACTGGGCGCGGCATGGGAGTAAGCATCCAACATAGCGATTCGCCTGGTAGCCAACATGGCTTGATGATCGCTGAATGCATGTCAATACGATGCGAAACGGTGCAAATAATAGAGGCCATGCACCGGCGTGGCGCAAAAAAAACGCACCCCGAAGGGTGCGTTTCTCCTACTGCGGCATGCTGGGCGCGCCTCGTCTCGCGCCCCGCATCCGCGGTGATCGCGACGGATCAGTGCTTGGCGGCGCCAGTCACTTTCAGGCCGGAAGCGTCGACCTTCTTGACCCCGTCTATCATCTTGGTGACCGACACCGCCTTGTCGCGCTGGGTCTTGTTCTCGACCGCACCGGACAGCTTGACCGTGCCGTTCATCGTCTCGACCTTGATGTCGGTACCGGAGACGTCCTTGGTCGCGAGCAGATCGGCCTTCACCTTGGTGGTGATCCAGGTGTCGGTGACCGGCTCCTTGGAATCGTGCTTCATGCCGTCGCCGTGGGCCATGGCGTCATGGTCCTTGCTGGCGGCGGTCGGCGGATCGACGGCGAGCGCCTGGCCCGCGGCCAGGGTCAGACCGAATGCGAGTGCAGCGCTGAGCAGCGTGGGTGACGTGAACTTTTTCATGATGTCCTCCTCCCTTGAAGGTGTGTGGCGCAGTCTCTGCAAGACCGCGTACAGGCGACGTGACCGGCGAATGCCGACAGCGTGAAAGGCGTGCACGCGACGTGAAGGCGGTTGCCCGGATACTGGCGGCCTCTTCGTTACGGGTATCTGCCGCTGTCATGGACCAGCCCTTCAATCTCGCCCTGCTCGGCTACGGCTTCGTCGGCCGCGTGTTCCATGCGCCGCTGATCGCGCACACGCCCGGTCTGCGCCTGCACACCATCGTGTCCAGCCGCCATGACGAAGCCGCCGCGGCCTATCCGCAGGCCCGCATCGTCGCCGACGCGCAGCAGGCCTTCGCCGACCCGCAGATCGATGCGGTGGTGGTCGCCACGCCCAACCAGACCCATGCGCCGCTGGCGCTCGCGGCACTGGCCCAGGGCAAGCACGTGCTGGTGGACAAGCCGTTCACCCTGGACGTGGACCAGGCGCAGCAGGTGCTCGCGCAGGCGCAGCGCGCTGGGCGCATCGTCAGCGTGTTCCAGAACCGGCGCTGGGACGGCGACTTCCTCACCGTGCGCGGGCTATTGGATGCGGGCACGCTGGGCGAGGTCGCCGAATTCCATTCGCACTTCGATCGCCACCGCCCGCAGGTCGGCGACCGCTGGCGCGAGCATGCGCTGCCCGGCTCGGGGCTGTGGTTCGACCTGGGGCCGCATCTGCTCGACCAGGCCCTGCAGCTGTTCGGCTTGCCCGAGGCGATCCAGGCCGACCTGGCGCAGCAGCGCCATGGCGCGCAGGCCACCGACTACTTCCATGCCGTGCTGCGCTACCCGCGGCTGCGCGCGGTGCTGCATGCCGGCTCGCTGGTCGCGGCGAACGGGCCGCGCTTCGCCGTGCATGGCGAGCGCGGCAGCTACGTCAAGCACGGCCTGGACACGCAGGAGGCGCAGCTGCGCGCCGGGCTCACCCCGGCCACGCCGCAGTGGGGCGAAGACCCGGTCGCCGGCCAGCTGACCCTGGTCGGCGCCGACGGCAGCGCCAGCGCGCAGGCGCTGCCGACGCAGCGCGGCGACTACCGCCACTGCTATGCCGGCTTCCGCGAGGCGATGGCCGGGCGCGCGCCCGCGCCCGTGGATGCGGCGCAGGCGCTGGCGGTGATGCGGCTGTTGGAACTCGGCCAGCGCAGCGCCGCCGAAGGCCGCACGCTGGCGCTGGACTGACGCGCGCGGCGGCCTATTGCGCGGCGACCGGACCGGACGGCGGCACGCTGGGCGTTTCGTGCTTGATCGCGTGCCCGCCGAACTGGTTGCGCATCGCCGCCAGCAGCTTGTCGGTGAACGAATCGGTATCGCGCGAACGCAGCCGCTCCAGCAACGACAGGGTGATCACCGGCGCGGGCACGTTGAGGTCGATCGCTTCGGCCACGGTCCAGCGGCCTTCGCCGGAATCCTCCACGTACGGAGCGATGCCGGCCAGGTCCGGGTTGCTGCCCAGCGCGTCGGAACACAGGTCCAGCAGCCACGAACGCACCACGCTGCCCTGGCGCCAGACCTCGGCGACCTGGTGCAGGTCCAGATCGAATTCCTGCTTGCGCCCCATCAGCGCGAAGCCTTCGGCGTAGGCCTGCATCATTCCGTACTCGATGCCGTTGTGGACCATCTTGGTGAAGTGGCCGGCACCGCTGGGACCGACCCGTCCCCAACCGGCGTCGGCGGCCGGCGCCAGCGTGGCGAACACCGGGTCGAGCCGGCTCACCGCCGCTTCGTCGCCGCCGATCATCAGGCTGTAGCCTTCCTTCAGGCCCCACACGCCGCCGCTGGTGCCGCAATCGACGTAGCCGATGCCGTGCGCGGCCAGCTCGACGGCGCGGCGCATCGAATCCTTGTAGTACGAGTTGCCGCCGTCCACGATCACGTCGCCCTTGCCCAGCAACGGCAGCAGCACGGCCAGGGTGTCGTCGACGATCTTGCCCGCCGGCACCATCAGCCACACCGCGCGCGGCGCCGGCAATGCCGCGATCAGTGCGGCCATCGTCTCCACGGTCTCCACGCCGCGCTGCTGCGCCGCACTGCGCGCCGCCTCGCCCAGGTCGAAACCGACCACCCGGTGGCCGCCACGCACCAGCCGCTCGGCCATGTTGGCGCCCATGCGGCCCAACCCTAAAAGTCCCAGATCCATGCGTCGTTCCTAGCTCGAAGTGAGGGCCATTAGGGTCGCACGAAGCGGCGCCGGCGGCGTGACGCGCAGCTAAGGAATGCGCCCGGACGAAGCGTCCTGCGCCGCTTGCGCACAGTCCTGCAACTGCTGGTCGCGCCAGCGCCGGTACAGGGTGGTATGCAGGTTGTGCAGGGCCAGGTCGATCGCGAACGGCGTGCGCGGATTGCGGTCCAGCAAGCGCGCCACGTGGTAGCCGATCGGCTTGACGCCCTTGGGATGCACGTACACGTCGAAGCCGCGATAGAACGGGTCGTCGAGCAGCGCGTCGATCTGTGCCAGGACACTGCGTTGCGCCGGCGACAACGCCGCACGCAAGACCGGGTCGCGCTCGAACAGCAGTTTCTCGAAGCGTTCGCGGCCGGGTCCGCGCAGCGCCTGCGCCAGTTCCCAGATGCGCCGGTTGCTGCGGTCGTAATGGGCGAAGCCGCCATGCGCGCGCAACGCCGCGGCCGCCTCGGCACTGACCGCCACCACCACGAAGTTCTCGGCCTGGTTGTTGATGTCGTCGAGGTAGCGGCGTTCGAACACGTGCGCGATGAAGCCGGGCGCGCCGAGGAAGGCGGCGCGGCCCAGTTGCGACGTCTTGGCCGCCTTGCCGTCGGCGAAGAACTCGCCGGCCTGCGCGCCGAGCAGGATGCTGTCGGTATCGTGCAGGGTGAGGAAGGTGCCGATCGACAGTTCCCCGGCGCTGAACGCGCGATCGAAACCGGCGTCGCCGTACAGTTCGCGCTGCGTGGCCAGCTGCGCGATCTGCCGGCCGACACCGCATTCCGAGCGCACCCGGCCGCTGTAGAACGCCTCGATCGCGCGCGCATTGCCCTGCACCGGACGGTAGCCGCGGCCGAAACTGCGGAAGCGCTGCCAACCCTGCCGGCGCGCGCCGCCCGGGCCGAACCCGATCCAGCCCAGTTGCAGCGCGGAGAAGCGGTAGCCGGGGTTGTCCTGCAGGCGCGTCGCCGCGCGCTCGGTGGCCGCGCCGAGCAGCAGGAAATAGCCGCAGTGCGTGGCCGGCGTCTGCAGCAGCGCGCGCAGGGCGTCGCGCCGTTGCGCTTGGCTCCACTGCGCCGGCAGCGCCGCCTGCAGGTCGCCGTGCGCCTGCGCGTCGGCCAGCGAAGCGCGCGTGCAGGGCGCGCCCGGCAGCAGCCGCGGCTGCGCGGCAGGCGTGCTGTCGATGCGCCAGCCGAGCTGGCGCAGCAACGCGGCCAGGCAGTCGGCGCTGGCCTGGTCCGCCGGATCCGGCGGCGCCGCGAACGCGCCGCCCGTGGCCAGCGCCAGCGCCAGCAGCAGGCGCGCGGCGAAACGCCGGCGGCGTGGCAGTGGCTGGAGCGCAGTGAGGACAGTCATGGCGCGAGCATGGCAGATGCGGAACAGCAGACAGGGAAGAGGGGTCGGCGCGCCAGGGGCGCGGACGCGGAGCGTGCCGCGCGCGTCGTGCACGCACCGCGAAGCCGCGCGCCGCACCGTGCGCGAAGCGCGCCTGCGCGCGCGTTCACCCGGCTGCAATGCCGGCCCGCCCTACACTGCCGCTCCCCGCTCGCGGAAAACAGCGTCATGCATGTGCTCGTCACCGGCGGCACCGGATTCATCGGCCGCGCACTGTGCCCTGCCCTGCTCCAGGCCGGGCACCGGGTCAGCGTCCTGACCCGCGATGCGACGCGCGCGGCGCGCGCGCTGCCGGGCGTACAGCCGCTGCAGGACCTGCACGACGCAGCGCCTGCGGACGCGGTGATCAATCTTGCCGGCGAGTCCTTGAGCGAGGGCCGTTGGAACGAGACCCGCAAACGCCGCTTCCGCACCTCGCGCATCGGCACCACCCGCGCGCTGATCGACTGGATCGCGCAGCTGGACGCAGCGCAACGCCCCGTCTGCCTGCTGTCCGGTTCGGCGATCGGCTACTACGGCGACCGCGGCAGCGACCTGCTCGACGAACGCAGCGCGGCCGGTGCGGATTTTTCCGCGCAGCTGTGCCGCGACTGGGAAGCCGAGGCGCTGCGCGCGCAGGCGCTGGGCGTGCGGACCACGCTGGTGCGCACCGGGGTCGTGCTGGGCAACGATGGCGGCGCGCTGGCGCGGATGCTGCCGCCGTTCCGGCTCGGCCTGGGTGGCCGCATGGGCGACGGCCGCCAATGGATGAGCTGGATCCATCGCGACGATCACGTCGGCCTGCTGCTGTGGTTGCTGCAGCACGGCGGCGACGGCGCCTACAACGCCACCGCGCCGACCCCGGTGACCAACGCGGATTTCGCCGCGCAGCTCGGCCGCACGCTGCACCGGCCGGCGCTGCTGCCGGCGCCGGCCGCGGCGCTGCGCCTGGCCTTCGGCGAGATGGCCGACCTGCTGCTGGGCAGCCAGCGGGTGCTGCCGACGCGCGCGCAACAGGAAGGCTATGGGTTCCGCTATCCGGAACTAGGCGCTGCGCTGGGCGCCGCGGTCGGCTAAAGCAGCCAGTTGCGACGCTTTTGTAGGAGCGGCTTCAGCCGCGACCGGGCGTTACCGGTGACGCCCGGTCGCGGCTGAAGCCGCTCCTACAAAAAGCGTGTCATGGGCCGACGTTCACGGCCTGGCTGCATTCATTCGCTCGCACGCCGTCGCAGCGCTCCAACAACGCAAAACGCCCCGGCGGAGGCTGTCCGCCGGGGCGTTGCTGTGTCCGAGTGCGCCGCGATGGCCGATCGCGGCGGCGGCTCAATAGCGCGTGCAGACGGTCTCGACCTGGCGGTTGCCGTTGGCCTGCTGGCGCTGGCCCTGGATGTAGCGCCCGGTGGCGCCACCGGCGACCGCGCCGCCGACCGTGGCCAGCTTCTTGCCGTTGCCCTTGCCGACCTGGTTGCCGAGCAGGCCACCGATCGCCGCGCCCGCCAGGGTGCCGCCGATGCGATTCGGGTCGGTGCTGTTCTTCTGCACCGCGACCTTCTTGCAGTGCACGCGGGTGCCGTCGTTGAAGCGGCGCCCGGCGTCTTCCGGCCCGTAGTGGCGCTGCGCCTGCGCCAGCGGCGCGGCAGCAGTGGCGACGGCGAGGACGGTGAGACACAACGCGGATTTGAAAGTGTTCATGCTGCTTGCTCCTGGGTGGCGGAGCCGATGCGCTAGCACGCATCGCACTCCCGACAGGCGCCACCTTTGCATCGCCATTGCGAATGGATCGTGAAGCGAAATCCCTCTATTCAGCTTCCACAGCAGCGAGTGAACAACAGGCTCACCGTGGCGTGGTGGCGTCGCCAACGGCCGGCGCGACAGGCGCCACAGGCGTGACCGGCGCAGGTGCGGCATCGGCCGTCGTCGGTGTAGATGCTGCTGGTGCTGGTGCTGCCGGTGCTGCTGGTGTCGGTGCTGGCGCTGGTGTGG
This sequence is a window from Xanthomonas sp. CFBP 8443. Protein-coding genes within it:
- a CDS encoding ATP-binding protein, with translation MQITAKHDAWDRWRLPLLALAVVLIVILPSLLLRQMSDSTLRAADWVGHSQEVTATLRGLEAHMRDMESAAMAMSHAVESPILRVRFAESRAAIAPTIARLVDLTRDNPDQQVRIGRLQSTLERRGLLAVRIAQNRDPEQARALIQEMTADNPVRGLIAELQQREDALLAERTADAEGRRTLTSVISWVSLSVQLLLLALVIWLLQRQIGRRLDAERHLLRANARAAAVLQTVREPIVLLDGTQRMMMYNAAFGELYGLDPERAPKMLDDVGDGAWQDPIVRQRLADVLLRGRELWDFEHEQAGADGVVRTMLLNARRMPLPDSDDEVVLMTVSDISLQKASQQRIQILNRQLEGKVEQISEVNRELEAFSYSVSHDLRAPLRHVAGFADKLARHLGDAADEKSRHYLEVIGTSARRMASLIDDLLVYSRLGRSALRLQAVDMQSLVAETRAVLDSNFQSDNAGSGHRIEWNVSPLPILVADENMMRQLWLNLLGNAVKYSAKREVAVIEVGYQLQADGSHHFTVRDNGAGFDMAYAAKLFGVFQRLHKASEYSGTGIGLASVRRVLSRHGGHIWADAAPEQGATFHFVLPPALEAPTNELTA
- a CDS encoding BON domain-containing protein → MKKFTSPTLLSAALAFGLTLAAGQALAVDPPTAASKDHDAMAHGDGMKHDSKEPVTDTWITTKVKADLLATKDVSGTDIKVETMNGTVKLSGAVENKTQRDKAVSVTKMIDGVKKVDASGLKVTGAAKH
- a CDS encoding oxidoreductase: MDQPFNLALLGYGFVGRVFHAPLIAHTPGLRLHTIVSSRHDEAAAAYPQARIVADAQQAFADPQIDAVVVATPNQTHAPLALAALAQGKHVLVDKPFTLDVDQAQQVLAQAQRAGRIVSVFQNRRWDGDFLTVRGLLDAGTLGEVAEFHSHFDRHRPQVGDRWREHALPGSGLWFDLGPHLLDQALQLFGLPEAIQADLAQQRHGAQATDYFHAVLRYPRLRAVLHAGSLVAANGPRFAVHGERGSYVKHGLDTQEAQLRAGLTPATPQWGEDPVAGQLTLVGADGSASAQALPTQRGDYRHCYAGFREAMAGRAPAPVDAAQALAVMRLLELGQRSAAEGRTLALD
- the gnd gene encoding phosphogluconate dehydrogenase (NAD(+)-dependent, decarboxylating) produces the protein MDLGLLGLGRMGANMAERLVRGGHRVVGFDLGEAARSAAQQRGVETVETMAALIAALPAPRAVWLMVPAGKIVDDTLAVLLPLLGKGDVIVDGGNSYYKDSMRRAVELAAHGIGYVDCGTSGGVWGLKEGYSLMIGGDEAAVSRLDPVFATLAPAADAGWGRVGPSGAGHFTKMVHNGIEYGMMQAYAEGFALMGRKQEFDLDLHQVAEVWRQGSVVRSWLLDLCSDALGSNPDLAGIAPYVEDSGEGRWTVAEAIDLNVPAPVITLSLLERLRSRDTDSFTDKLLAAMRNQFGGHAIKHETPSVPPSGPVAAQ
- a CDS encoding TIGR01777 family oxidoreductase translates to MHVLVTGGTGFIGRALCPALLQAGHRVSVLTRDATRAARALPGVQPLQDLHDAAPADAVINLAGESLSEGRWNETRKRRFRTSRIGTTRALIDWIAQLDAAQRPVCLLSGSAIGYYGDRGSDLLDERSAAGADFSAQLCRDWEAEALRAQALGVRTTLVRTGVVLGNDGGALARMLPPFRLGLGGRMGDGRQWMSWIHRDDHVGLLLWLLQHGGDGAYNATAPTPVTNADFAAQLGRTLHRPALLPAPAAALRLAFGEMADLLLGSQRVLPTRAQQEGYGFRYPELGAALGAAVG
- a CDS encoding glycine zipper 2TM domain-containing protein, giving the protein MNTFKSALCLTVLAVATAAAPLAQAQRHYGPEDAGRRFNDGTRVHCKKVAVQKNSTDPNRIGGTLAGAAIGGLLGNQVGKGNGKKLATVGGAVAGGATGRYIQGQRQQANGNRQVETVCTRY